tctctgtgcctgattcctcatctgtaaaacaggaacgACAGTAGTACCCACCTCAccgggtgggtgggaaggggagtCTTAAATTGGTTCACACAAACCCTGCATTTTTTCAATCAGGGTGAGCCACAAACCGAGCCAGCCGACACCCCCCCGGCAGCAGACCTCAGCAATGCaaccagtgcaaaggcccagtGCCTGTAACAAATCGGCAACCTTCAGCTTCACGTATCACTTTAAGAACTTCAGTGGCAACCAGGTGCAAACTGGTCCACACATTTCAACGCAGTGACAATACGGAGTCTTTGGGTCTCTGCAGGCCAAACAAAGGCCCTTGGCTCTGGTGGCCCCTGGCCGCCCTCCCCGTAACTGGCTATACCCGCTGACGCCGGCCTCCCTGCCATTCCAGATactgctctctctgcttctctgcgtGGCATCTGACCAGCACCCAGTCTTGCCCTGCAAGCGGGCTGCACGTGGTGGAGAGCACAGGCAAGGTCGTTTATTCTTGCTCACACCGACTGAGGGAGTCCAGTTTCAAAAATGGAATTGGAGGGAAGGagaacacacagaacattctgCCACAAAGGAAAGAGAACGGGATTCCCTCCCGTGTGATCTCACATTTCCCCCGAAGTGCCTCCAGCAGCAACTGGAGGGTGTAGCCCCACACTTCACTAGCTGCGGGCCCTTGAACACGATCACCGGCCACTCTGGTCTCAGCACTTATGAAACCAGCCACTGGATCAATTCTAGTTCTGAAAACCTTAGGAcccaaaggaagaaagatttcGGAACTGAAAGGCCATACACTCGCCCACGTCTCCCACCCACCCGATCTGCTATGCATGGCGAGTgcaggaaaaacataaaatgcctCACCACGTGGTGGAGAAAGCTGCTTGAGGCTGCAAATTTCATCTGTTTACTGGGAATGGGAGCTACAGCGTCATCATCGTCCTCCAGGTCGTACAcattctgaaaagaaagaaagaacagctaACGTGGCCTGCAGGCTCTCGACAGACCTTTGGAACAAGGACAGCAAGACATGGAGCTGAATGATGGATGGAAaagcgggtgtgtgtgtgtgtgggggggggggggggggtgcctggggagactggcccaggaggccagggttcaaatcctgataGGCTGGCTCCTCACCCACAAGGACCCCACGAAAGTGCTGCAACCTCCAGGTACATTAGAGTTTCCTCTCCACAAGTGGGCAACACCTAGAAACACTTGCGATGTTTGTTTACAATCTTGGCTTAGAAAGTCCATCCCAGGCAGTCTGGCCTACAGAAATAAATCCAACCCCTAGAAAGAGCTCCAGCCACAACCATGTTCACAGAAGGATTTCTAACAGTGAAAATTACAGGAAAATGGCTTAAGTAAACTGGAACATCAGCTCAAAGGACTATGCAGTTATTAAAAACGTTCACAGTAAATGTGAATCAGAGAAGTGCTTGAGTTATAAAGTGCAAACAGAATGACAGAAAATCGAATAAGAATATAACCACAACTACAGCTATGCATTAACTAAACAATAATGACActtaaaacaaaagcaaccaGGGCAGAATTTCAACAGCAGCTGGCTTTGGAGAGCAGGACCaagagggactttttttttcctttttaatctttctctATCTTGCAGTGTTCTGTATTAAGCACATactactatttttaatgtttatttttgagagagataaagagacagagtacaagctggggaggggcagagagagagagagagagagagacagacagacagacagacagacagacagacacagaatccgaagcaggctccaggctctgagccatcagcgcacagcccaacgcggggcccaaacccacgaaccgtgagaccatgacccgagctgaagtcagacacttcaccaactgagccacccggatgccccccGCACACactacttttataataaaaaagagaagactttcaatctgcctctctgccccctaaatactcaccccccccccacccccataagaagtttctttttaaaagtcataaactACAAGAAGCTAAATGTCATTTCTCCAATTCTTCACACTGGGAACCTTGGCCAGGCCTCAGTTCATCCACTCAGAAGAGTCCATCAAAACACACAcgtgtgctcacactctctctctctcacctgcttGGCCGGGTGGTTATTGACAACATTGATCCTCATTCCAGCAGGATGGGTGTGAAGGGGTGCCATGGCCTTCTGCTGTGGAACCTAGAAAACCCAGAGACCAGAATTCATCCCCTGGGGTCCACACGTGTCCTCCATGCGTCAGGAATCACTGAACGTGAAGTGTGGTAGCGCTCAGTTTGGGTCTGTGGTAAAAAGCCCTAGAGTGCCTCATGTCCAAAGCAGGAGTGACAGAAAGCCTCGTCATCCTGCTCGACGAGCCTGGCTCGATACATCCGCAGCCGCTACTCCTGTCACCAAGGTTGCTGCGAAGGTTGAAGGATACTGTTTTCGCCCCCCTGGGCAGCTGTGCTAGTGGCCAGGGCACGGGACAAGGAGTCAGGTGTGACCAGGCTCCTACCCGGTCCTCCCATTCACCAGTTGTGCTAGCCCTGGGCACCATAATTCACAATTGAGACCTCGAGTCTTCTCTATAAAACTGgggtaatggggcgcctgggtggttcagtcggttgagcgtctgacttcaggccgggtcatgatctcacagcttgtgagttcaagccccgcgtcgggctctgtgccgacagctcagagcctggagcccactttgcattctgtgtctccctttctctctgcccctccccagctcatgccctctctctttcaaaaataaattaaaaacaaaacaaaacaaacaactgggGTAATGATCCCAGAGTTGCAGGAGAAATAAGTAAGTGCCTGCCACACAGCGCGTGCTCCACGGCGTCCgtcctctccctgctcttccctccATCGCTAGCTCTCTTGAGAACGTCACTTACTTCTGCCGCAGCCCCCTTTCCTCTCCGCGAAACTCGCTGAAAACCCCGCCTCCCTCACAGGGTTACTATCCAAACATCGGGAGAGCTGTCATTTTGCCCAAACACTCCTGGCCCCCACCGCCTGCCCGAATCTACAGTTGTTCCCGCCTTCCCAGGAGAGCCACGCCTACCTGGATGGTTTTGGTGAGCTTCAGGGCAGGGGTCACTGTCCCAATGGGTGGGCTCATGAAGGCGGCTGGGGAGTTCCTCTTCAAGCTGATCTTCTCCCGGGCATCGGCCACCTGGCGGGGCTTCTGGGGCACCGCGCTCTGCTGCTTGCGAGAGTTCAGCATCTCTCTGGCATCCTGCACTTTCCCTTTGATCCGGAACCGAGCATCTTTCTGCAGAAGCTTTTCCCGGGCATCCTTGACTCCCAGCTTGAGCCGGGCATCCGAGAGGCCGATCTTCTGCCGGGCATCAAACCTCTGCTGGAAGGTGGCTGTGCGTGCTGGCTGGCTGAGAAGGCTCTGCTGGGTCCCAACACGAGATCGAACACCTCCAATTCCTGGTCTGGCATTGAGGCTGCAAGTACAAATTGCACATTAAGTGGATCTGGGTGTCGAGAGCGGCCCATGGAAGTAGAGCCATCGTAATACTGGGAAGAGAGGGAGTTTCTGGAGAAACCAGAAGTCTGCTCGCTGAGCAAACAGGCTTATGTTGAAACTTCTTTTCTGGTTCATGACTTTTAACTCTGCATTGCAAATAAAATTCGGAAGAGGGGCCTGGCGGTTTCGATCACCAGGTAACACACTGGTTTCCTCCCTAGACCAGGTGTTCTGAGACGTCATTAGGAACAATAACCTCCAAATGATGCTGGTCCCAAAAAAAGGCATATCCCCCAAATATTGTAACCCCACACAGGGGAAGAACGACTTCAGTTTCCAAAGTTCTTCACAGGCTTGCTCTCAGTCAGCCCTCTCAGCACCCTGTGGGGTGGGTCAAACAGGCTTGGAGAGATTCAATGATAAACAAAAGACACCAGCCTGCCTTCGGTGGTCCAGGTCTCCAGGGCCAGCACAAGATCCCCACTGGGCTGGGAGCAGGAGCCACCCGCTAacaggtagaaaagaaaaacagccacTTTGTCTGAATTGTTTCcactcacaacacttctgacaccaaaagTGTGGGTGTTCTCCTGACATCAACGCTTCTCAAACCTTCTAGACATCACCAGGTGTCCTATGATTCAACTCTGACACAACATACCCAGAGTCTGCGCAGACCCCACAGGTTACGGGCTCAGTCCCCCAAGATGgccctcacttcagatgccacTCCCAAGTCCTGGGCTTCCCATCCTTCTGACAGACTAAAACTGAGGGGACCCACGCCCGCTCCTCAAGTTCGGTAAgctgctagagtggc
The Lynx canadensis isolate LIC74 chromosome B4, mLynCan4.pri.v2, whole genome shotgun sequence DNA segment above includes these coding regions:
- the POLDIP3 gene encoding polymerase delta-interacting protein 3 isoform X3, which gives rise to MADISLDELIRKRGAATKGRLNARPGIGGVRSRVGTQQSLLSQPARTATFQQRFDARQKIGLSDARLKLGVKDAREKLLQKDARFRIKGKVQDAREMLNSRKQQSAVPQKPRQVADAREKISLKRNSPAAFMSPPIGTVTPALKLTKTIQVPQQKAMAPLHTHPAGMRINVVNNHPAKQNVYDLEDDDDAVAPIPSKQMKFAASSSFLHHVPVLSPLEGTKMTVNNLHPRVTEEDIVELFCVCGALKRARLVHPGVAEVVFVKKDDAITAYKKYNNRCLDGQPMKCNLHMNGNVITSDQPILLRLSDSPSVKKESELPRRVNSTASSNPPAEVDPDTILKALFKSSGASVTTQPTEFKIKL